From one Cyprinus carpio isolate SPL01 chromosome B3, ASM1834038v1, whole genome shotgun sequence genomic stretch:
- the LOC109056087 gene encoding glucose-induced degradation protein 4 homolog isoform X1, with translation MPVRTDCCQGSPLACLASASLVPPPPINTQQPGVNTSLLYSGSQFRGYQKSKGNSYDVEVVLQHVTMEDSYLCGYLKIKGLTEEYPTLTTFFAGEIISKKRPFLTRKWDADEDVDRKHWGKFQAFYQYAKSFNSDDFDYEELKNSDYVFMRWKEQFLVPDHTIKDISGASFAGFYYICFQKSTATIEGYYYHRSSEWYQSLNLTHVPEHSAPIYEFR, from the exons ATGCCGGTCCGTACCGACTGCTGTCAGGGCTCGCCGCTGGCCTGCTTGGCCTCGGCCTCTCTCGTTCCGCCCCCACCGATCAATACCCAGCAGCCCGGCGTCAACACCTCTCTGCTCTACAGCGGCTCCCAGTTCCGCGGCTACCAGAAGAGCAAAGGAAACTCCTATGATGTCGAGGTAGTTCTGCAG CACGTGACCATGGAGGACTCGTACCTGTGTGGATACCTCAAGATCAAAGGTCTGACGGAG GAATATCCCACGCTTACTACATTCTTTGCTGGGGAGATCATAAGCAAGAAACGGCCTTTTTTAACCAGGAAATGGGATGCGGATGAGGATGTCGACCGAAAACACTGG GGGAAGTTTCAAGCATTTTATCAGTACGCAAAAAGCTTTAATTCGGATGATTTCGACTATGAAGAACTAAAGAACAGTGACTACGTCTTCATGCGGTGGAAG gaaCAGTTCTTAGTTCCAGATCACACAATCAAAGATATCAGCGGTGCTTCCTTCGCTGGCTTCTACTACATCTGTTTCCAGAAGTCTACAGCCACCATAGAGGGCTACTACTACCACAGAAGCTCTGAATg GTATCAGTCTTTGAACCTCACACACGTCCCTGAACACAGCGCACCCATCTACGAGTTCCGGTGA
- the LOC109056087 gene encoding glucose-induced degradation protein 4 homolog isoform X2 → MPVRTDCCQGSPLACLASASLVPPPPINTQQPGVNTSLLYSGSQFRGYQKSKGNSYDVEHVTMEDSYLCGYLKIKGLTEEYPTLTTFFAGEIISKKRPFLTRKWDADEDVDRKHWGKFQAFYQYAKSFNSDDFDYEELKNSDYVFMRWKEQFLVPDHTIKDISGASFAGFYYICFQKSTATIEGYYYHRSSEWYQSLNLTHVPEHSAPIYEFR, encoded by the exons ATGCCGGTCCGTACCGACTGCTGTCAGGGCTCGCCGCTGGCCTGCTTGGCCTCGGCCTCTCTCGTTCCGCCCCCACCGATCAATACCCAGCAGCCCGGCGTCAACACCTCTCTGCTCTACAGCGGCTCCCAGTTCCGCGGCTACCAGAAGAGCAAAGGAAACTCCTATGATGTCGAG CACGTGACCATGGAGGACTCGTACCTGTGTGGATACCTCAAGATCAAAGGTCTGACGGAG GAATATCCCACGCTTACTACATTCTTTGCTGGGGAGATCATAAGCAAGAAACGGCCTTTTTTAACCAGGAAATGGGATGCGGATGAGGATGTCGACCGAAAACACTGG GGGAAGTTTCAAGCATTTTATCAGTACGCAAAAAGCTTTAATTCGGATGATTTCGACTATGAAGAACTAAAGAACAGTGACTACGTCTTCATGCGGTGGAAG gaaCAGTTCTTAGTTCCAGATCACACAATCAAAGATATCAGCGGTGCTTCCTTCGCTGGCTTCTACTACATCTGTTTCCAGAAGTCTACAGCCACCATAGAGGGCTACTACTACCACAGAAGCTCTGAATg GTATCAGTCTTTGAACCTCACACACGTCCCTGAACACAGCGCACCCATCTACGAGTTCCGGTGA